The Arachis duranensis cultivar V14167 chromosome 2, aradu.V14167.gnm2.J7QH, whole genome shotgun sequence genome has a window encoding:
- the LOC107474360 gene encoding uncharacterized protein LOC107474360 has product MSYPELTNVGQATGESSRRTGVARNNRQEYFIEKKEKKTRITPRSQSFKRGRSVTSRSQRQNNDRRNYNRLDLNSEGQTSTQLDDLRCPRCKKYHLNRPCRAGLGVCYKCGKPGHVSRNCPHRKGWDATKSDSQTRGNHELAVEFQTSLYIINM; this is encoded by the coding sequence ATGAGTTATCCAGAGTTAACTAACGTAGGTCAAGCAACGGGAGAAAGCTCAAGAAGAACTGGGGTGGCAAGGAATAATCGCCAGGAGTATTTTatagagaaaaaggaaaagaagacaAGGATTACACCTAGGAGCCAAAGCTTTAAGAGGGGTCGTTCTGTTACTTCACGCTCTCAACGCCAAAACAATGACCGAAGGAACTACAACCGTCTGGATTTGAATTCTGAAGGGCAAACTAGTACTCAACTAGATGACTTAAGGTGCCCAAGATGCAAGAAGTACCATCTAAATAGACCATGCAGGGCCGGATTAGGCGTATGTTATAAGTGCGGGAAGCCAGGACATGTATCTCGAAATTGTCCACACAGGAAAGGCTGGGATGCAACCAAATCTGATTCTCAGACTCGAGGTAACCATGAACTAGCAGTTGAATTTCAAACTTCCTTGTATATCATTAATATGTGA